One part of the [Synechococcus] sp. NIES-970 genome encodes these proteins:
- a CDS encoding putative serine proteinase codes for MLNESFRQWRIYATFLILGGSIGFLSHAYWAQRQLNVSLQTYNELRQYEQSMVAFQLDQDSVNFIAQAVQNVGPTVVRIDALGEDTTSTGSRLRKLLPWEEGFPSFEGDRPTQGTGSGFILSSDGQLVTNAHVVAGSSEVKVTLKDGQVFEGKVMGVDEMTDIAVIKIEATGLPTAKLGSATNLTPGEWAIAIGNPLGFDNSVTVGIISALDRPSAQVGVPDKRVRFIQTDAAINPGNSGGPLLNVRGEVIGLNTAIRADGQGLSFAIPIETAQRIAQQLFTEGKATHPYLGIRMLALDGEGKNYLQTKLPEIAAGLNLDTETGVLVIEVAPDSPAAIANIQVGDILKQVDSQPVSTAFDVQDTVEQSAIGADLNIELKRRGKIRQLTVQPTEFPS; via the coding sequence ATGTTAAATGAATCCTTTCGTCAGTGGCGTATTTACGCCACCTTCCTGATCCTTGGGGGAAGTATTGGTTTTTTGAGCCATGCTTATTGGGCCCAGCGGCAACTTAATGTTTCTTTGCAAACCTATAACGAGTTGCGGCAGTATGAGCAGTCCATGGTGGCTTTTCAACTGGATCAAGATTCCGTTAATTTCATCGCCCAAGCTGTCCAAAATGTTGGCCCGACAGTGGTGCGCATTGATGCCCTCGGAGAAGACACCACTTCAACGGGCTCTCGCCTCAGAAAATTGCTCCCCTGGGAAGAAGGATTTCCTTCCTTTGAGGGCGATCGCCCAACCCAGGGAACAGGTTCAGGGTTTATTCTCAGCAGCGACGGTCAACTGGTGACCAATGCCCATGTGGTCGCTGGAAGCTCTGAGGTGAAAGTTACCCTCAAAGATGGCCAGGTATTTGAAGGAAAAGTCATGGGTGTCGATGAAATGACTGATATCGCCGTGATCAAAATCGAGGCTACTGGGCTCCCCACTGCTAAGCTGGGCAGTGCGACGAATCTGACCCCTGGGGAATGGGCGATCGCCATTGGTAATCCATTGGGCTTTGATAACAGCGTGACCGTGGGAATCATCAGTGCCCTTGACCGGCCCAGTGCCCAGGTGGGCGTTCCTGACAAGCGCGTGCGTTTTATCCAAACCGATGCGGCGATCAATCCCGGCAATTCCGGCGGCCCTTTGTTAAATGTGCGCGGGGAAGTCATTGGCCTCAACACGGCCATCCGGGCCGATGGCCAGGGCCTGAGTTTTGCGATCCCCATCGAAACAGCCCAGCGGATTGCCCAGCAACTCTTTACAGAGGGCAAGGCAACCCATCCTTACTTGGGGATCCGGATGTTAGCCCTAGACGGGGAAGGAAAAAACTATCTCCAGACCAAGTTACCTGAGATTGCCGCAGGTCTGAATCTCGACACAGAAACGGGGGTTTTGGTGATTGAGGTGGCCCCGGACTCCCCGGCGGCGATCGCCAACATTCAAGTGGGAGACATCCTGAAGCAGGTAGACAGCCAACCTGTGTCTACTGCTTTTGATGTGCAAGACACCGTTGAACAGAGTGCCATTGGTGCAGATCTAAACATTGAACTAAAGCGTCGAGGCAAAATCCGCCAATTGACCGTGCAACCGACAGAGTTTCCTAGTTAG
- a CDS encoding transcriptional activator, putative, Baf family protein, whose translation MAQWWALMIGNSRLHWGAFADHTLQGIEHTDHETLGTGVQQLQYVASVVPRQTTWIEAQFPEARVITLRDIPLRHCYPQLGIDRALAVWGAGQHYGFPCLVIDGGTALTFSGATGDRQWLGGAILPGLKLQFKSLAQATAALPEVNLPEQLPQRWARETQGAIASGITRTVLAGVNDFIQAWQAEFPQGKILVTGGDGPWLAQHIPRLIYDPALIFRGFQALKEP comes from the coding sequence ATGGCACAGTGGTGGGCCTTGATGATTGGTAATTCCCGGCTCCATTGGGGGGCGTTTGCTGACCATACACTCCAAGGGATCGAGCACACAGACCACGAAACTTTGGGGACAGGGGTTCAACAACTCCAGTATGTGGCGTCGGTCGTGCCTCGCCAGACCACCTGGATCGAAGCTCAATTTCCTGAGGCCCGGGTGATCACCCTACGGGATATCCCTCTCCGCCACTGCTATCCACAATTGGGTATTGACCGGGCCTTAGCGGTTTGGGGCGCAGGCCAACATTATGGTTTTCCCTGTTTGGTCATCGATGGGGGAACGGCCCTGACATTTTCGGGGGCGACAGGCGATCGCCAGTGGTTGGGGGGCGCAATTTTACCGGGCCTAAAACTGCAATTTAAGAGTTTGGCCCAGGCTACGGCGGCTTTGCCAGAGGTTAATTTACCCGAGCAGTTGCCCCAGCGCTGGGCCAGGGAAACCCAGGGGGCGATCGCCAGCGGCATCACCCGCACCGTCCTCGCCGGCGTTAATGATTTTATCCAAGCTTGGCAGGCTGAGTTTCCCCAGGGAAAAATCCTGGTTACGGGTGGAGATGGCCCCTGGTTAGCGCAGCACATCCCTCGATTGATCTACGATCCCGCCTTGATCTTTCGCGGCTTTCAAGCCCTCAAGGAACCCTGA
- a CDS encoding hypothetical protein (conserved hypothetical protein), whose amino-acid sequence MSPRKLTDHDKEELLVAYRETTATTSTLAARYGVSSSTISRLLKSRLSSAEYEELIHQKRLGRSGSSNQVEKETPPAAKATPKAVEKPKLIRRIAAPEPEAALDSPQVSSELSQGEWTGEFNEADDDQPPAALHGSDVDDFEDDDFDGAGYEDGEFETDDYDATDFDDDVAINPDLLALAQEIQLGDRQQALKELLGDDIGEDDDFDDEEDFDDEDEDDDETLDLTPVPPSESVEILPLEAAQFPRTCYVVTDRLSELIARPMGEFRDLGHLPDGETSQRTLPIFDNHRVAKRFIRGRTQKIIKIPNGELFFKTSSCLASKGITRLLLDGKVYQLS is encoded by the coding sequence ATGAGTCCCCGCAAACTAACCGACCATGATAAGGAAGAATTACTCGTTGCCTACCGTGAAACGACGGCAACCACTTCCACGTTGGCGGCTCGCTATGGCGTCAGCAGCTCGACGATCAGTCGTCTTCTAAAAAGTCGTCTCAGTAGCGCAGAATACGAAGAATTGATCCACCAGAAGCGCCTCGGTCGTAGTGGTAGCAGTAACCAAGTCGAAAAAGAAACTCCCCCCGCAGCCAAGGCTACTCCCAAGGCCGTTGAGAAACCCAAACTCATTCGACGGATCGCGGCCCCAGAGCCTGAGGCCGCTTTAGACTCTCCCCAGGTATCTTCTGAATTATCTCAGGGAGAGTGGACCGGTGAATTTAACGAAGCAGACGATGACCAGCCGCCTGCCGCCCTCCATGGGTCTGATGTGGATGATTTTGAGGATGATGACTTTGATGGGGCAGGGTACGAAGACGGAGAATTTGAGACGGATGACTATGACGCCACGGACTTTGATGATGATGTGGCCATTAACCCGGATCTCCTTGCCTTGGCCCAAGAAATTCAGTTAGGCGATCGCCAACAGGCGCTCAAGGAATTGCTGGGAGACGACATCGGTGAGGATGATGATTTTGATGACGAAGAAGACTTTGACGATGAGGATGAAGACGATGATGAAACCCTCGATCTCACCCCTGTTCCGCCCTCAGAATCTGTAGAAATTCTTCCCCTAGAGGCAGCCCAGTTTCCCCGTACCTGCTATGTGGTGACTGATCGCCTGTCAGAATTAATTGCCCGCCCCATGGGTGAATTCCGGGATTTGGGTCATCTGCCAGACGGGGAAACCAGCCAGAGAACCCTCCCGATTTTCGATAACCATCGTGTTGCCAAGCGGTTTATCCGGGGCCGTACCCAAAAAATTATCAAAATCCCCAACGGAGAACTCTTTTTTAAAACCAGTAGTTGCTTGGCGTCTAAGGGAATTACACGCCTGCTTCTCGACGGAAAAGTTTACCAACTGTCGTAA
- the phrA gene encoding DNA photolyase, protein MAPAKILLWYRRDLRLHDHQPLHQALRAQGQIFPFYCFDPREFGKTRLNLPKTGSFRGQFLREAVQDLRDNLRGKGSHLIVRQGKPEILIPQLCQQWQIEAVYWHKEVTAEETDVEAKLQRALQRQGVHIETFWGATLHAPEALPFGINQLPEVFTQFRREVEKYGEIASPVPTPTQLPQLPDTLDMGEIPTLQDLGLTEPVADPRGVLTFKGGETAGWQRLQDYFWTGDRLKTYKETRNGLLGADYSSKFSPWLALGCLSPRQVVAQVRAYETQRIANDSTYWLIFELLWRDYFRWIGAKHGTQIFQPAGLQGVAIPWKQDEAAFERWRTGQTGIPFVDANMRELLLTGFMSNRGRQNVGSFLTKNLGIDWRWGATWFESQLIDYDVCSNWGNWNYTAGVGNDARGFRYFNIPKQAKDYDPQGNYVRHWLPELASLPGEQIHQPWRLSAQALSNRQIILGQTYPKPMVDLQQSVQENERIYQKALGLLPKGKVHRSEKHKTAPKAPWRR, encoded by the coding sequence ATGGCTCCTGCGAAAATTCTCCTCTGGTATCGCCGCGATCTGCGCCTCCATGACCACCAACCCCTCCACCAAGCTCTCAGAGCGCAAGGGCAAATTTTTCCTTTCTACTGCTTTGATCCAAGGGAATTTGGCAAAACTCGATTAAATTTGCCCAAAACGGGGTCTTTTCGGGGACAATTTCTCCGGGAGGCAGTGCAGGATCTGCGGGACAATCTCCGGGGGAAGGGGAGTCATTTGATTGTCCGCCAGGGTAAGCCAGAAATTTTAATTCCCCAACTGTGTCAGCAGTGGCAGATTGAGGCCGTTTATTGGCACAAAGAGGTAACTGCCGAGGAAACTGATGTTGAGGCCAAGCTACAACGGGCTTTACAGCGGCAGGGGGTGCATATCGAAACCTTTTGGGGCGCGACTCTCCATGCTCCGGAAGCTTTGCCTTTTGGGATCAATCAATTACCAGAAGTCTTCACTCAATTTCGCAGAGAAGTCGAAAAATACGGGGAGATCGCCTCTCCAGTCCCTACACCGACCCAGCTGCCGCAGCTACCTGACACATTAGATATGGGTGAAATTCCCACACTCCAGGATTTGGGTCTAACGGAACCAGTCGCTGATCCCCGGGGTGTTTTGACCTTTAAAGGCGGTGAAACAGCAGGTTGGCAAAGGCTTCAGGATTATTTTTGGACAGGCGATCGCCTGAAAACTTACAAAGAAACGCGCAATGGGCTCTTGGGAGCAGACTATTCTTCCAAGTTTTCACCCTGGTTGGCCTTGGGTTGCCTCTCTCCCCGCCAGGTTGTTGCCCAAGTGAGAGCCTATGAAACCCAACGCATCGCCAATGATTCAACCTATTGGCTAATTTTTGAGCTGCTGTGGCGAGACTACTTCCGTTGGATCGGCGCCAAACATGGCACGCAAATTTTTCAACCCGCAGGGCTCCAAGGGGTGGCAATTCCCTGGAAACAAGATGAGGCGGCCTTTGAGCGATGGCGGACAGGGCAAACGGGTATTCCCTTTGTGGATGCAAATATGCGTGAACTACTGCTCACGGGTTTTATGTCTAACCGAGGCCGTCAAAATGTGGGCAGCTTTTTGACGAAAAACCTAGGGATCGATTGGCGCTGGGGGGCAACTTGGTTTGAATCTCAGCTCATTGATTACGATGTGTGCAGCAACTGGGGCAACTGGAACTACACCGCTGGGGTAGGAAATGATGCCCGGGGGTTCCGTTATTTCAACATTCCAAAACAAGCAAAAGATTATGATCCCCAAGGAAATTATGTACGCCACTGGCTGCCAGAACTGGCCAGCCTCCCCGGTGAGCAAATCCACCAACCCTGGCGTTTATCCGCACAAGCGTTAAGCAATCGCCAGATTATCCTCGGCCAAACCTACCCTAAACCCATGGTAGATCTCCAACAGTCTGTCCAAGAAAATGAACGCATCTACCAAAAAGCACTGGGTCTCCTCCCCAAGGGTAAAGTTCACCGGTCAGAGAAACATAAAACTGCCCCTAAAGCTCCCTGGCGACGCTGA
- the prk_1 gene encoding phosphoribulokinase: MTSQTERVVIIGVAGDSGCGKSTFLRRLTDLFGEEFMTVICLDDYHSLDRKGRKEAGVTALDPKANNFDLMAEQIRDLKNGKVINKPIYNHETGEIDPPEQIKPNKVIVIEGLHPLYDARVRELVDFSVYLDISDEVKIQWKIQRDMAERGHTYEDILASINARKPDFSAYIEPQRQFADVVIQVLPTELVDDKEGKYLRVRLIQKEGVTGFEPAYLFDEGSTIHWRPCGRKLTCNYPGIKLAYGPDSYFGNEVSVLEVDGKFDNLEEMIYIESHLSKTGTKYYGEMTELLLKHKDYPGSDNGTGLFQVLVGLKMRQTYEYITSAQGAIAASV, translated from the coding sequence ATGACCAGTCAGACAGAGCGTGTAGTGATTATTGGTGTTGCCGGGGACTCCGGTTGCGGAAAATCTACCTTTTTACGTCGACTCACCGATCTGTTCGGCGAAGAATTTATGACGGTCATCTGTCTCGATGACTACCACAGCCTTGATCGCAAAGGGCGTAAGGAAGCGGGGGTCACCGCCCTCGACCCGAAGGCAAACAACTTCGACCTCATGGCCGAGCAAATCCGTGATCTCAAAAACGGCAAAGTGATCAACAAGCCCATCTACAACCATGAAACAGGCGAAATTGATCCTCCCGAGCAAATTAAACCCAACAAAGTCATCGTCATCGAAGGGTTGCACCCCCTCTACGATGCCCGGGTACGGGAACTGGTCGACTTCAGTGTTTACTTAGACATCAGCGACGAAGTGAAGATCCAGTGGAAGATTCAACGAGATATGGCAGAACGAGGCCATACCTACGAAGATATTCTGGCGTCGATCAATGCCCGGAAGCCTGATTTTAGCGCCTACATTGAGCCCCAGCGACAATTTGCTGATGTGGTGATTCAAGTGCTGCCCACAGAACTAGTCGACGACAAAGAAGGAAAGTATCTCCGGGTACGCCTGATCCAAAAAGAGGGTGTCACTGGGTTTGAGCCTGCTTATCTATTTGATGAGGGTTCGACCATCCACTGGCGTCCCTGTGGCCGGAAGTTGACTTGTAATTATCCTGGGATCAAGTTGGCCTATGGCCCGGATAGCTATTTCGGTAACGAAGTTTCTGTCCTGGAAGTGGACGGGAAGTTTGATAACCTTGAGGAAATGATCTACATCGAAAGTCACCTCAGTAAAACTGGCACAAAATATTATGGCGAGATGACTGAGCTGCTCCTAAAGCACAAGGATTATCCTGGTTCTGACAATGGTACGGGGCTCTTCCAGGTGCTCGTCGGCCTGAAGATGCGTCAGACCTATGAATATATCACCAGTGCTCAGGGGGCGATCGCCGCAAGCGTCTAA
- the bfr_1 gene encoding bacterioferritin encodes MKGSPKVLEQLHKLLENELAARDQYFTHSRMYLDWGLTKLYERIDHEMQDETGHASKLIERILFLEGSPDLSKKDSLNIGKTVPEMLQNDLKYEYKVIADLKEAIAICETEQDYQTRDILRQMLADTEEDHAHWLEQQLGLIEKIGLQNYLQSQM; translated from the coding sequence ATGAAAGGTAGCCCCAAGGTTTTAGAGCAACTCCATAAACTCCTAGAAAACGAACTAGCCGCCCGGGATCAATACTTCACCCATTCGCGGATGTATCTAGACTGGGGACTGACAAAGCTCTATGAACGCATTGACCACGAGATGCAGGACGAAACAGGCCATGCATCCAAGCTCATTGAACGGATTCTCTTTTTGGAAGGGAGCCCAGATCTGTCGAAGAAAGATAGCTTAAACATCGGCAAGACAGTGCCAGAAATGCTCCAAAACGATCTCAAGTATGAATATAAAGTCATTGCGGATCTCAAGGAGGCGATCGCCATTTGTGAAACCGAGCAAGATTATCAAACCCGCGATATCCTCCGCCAGATGCTCGCTGACACCGAAGAAGATCATGCCCACTGGTTAGAGCAGCAATTGGGACTCATTGAAAAAATTGGCCTGCAAAATTATTTGCAATCTCAGATGTAA
- the bfr_2 gene encoding bacterioferritin: MQGKSSIKTQLNAALKSQLTAINQFFLHARMAKNWGLEQLNGQEYKYSIKAMKQADRLIERILFLEGLPNLQSLGKLMIGEDVPEMITNELTMAIAIRTELGAAIQLCEQKQDYVSRDLLTELLEETESQIDWFESQQWLIENSGLENYLQSMM; this comes from the coding sequence ATGCAGGGAAAATCGAGCATCAAAACCCAACTGAATGCGGCTTTAAAGTCGCAGCTCACTGCCATTAACCAATTTTTTCTCCATGCGAGGATGGCGAAAAATTGGGGCCTGGAACAGCTCAATGGCCAGGAGTATAAATATTCCATCAAGGCAATGAAACAGGCTGATCGCCTCATCGAGCGGATTCTTTTTTTAGAAGGACTCCCCAACCTCCAGAGTCTTGGCAAGTTGATGATTGGCGAAGATGTGCCAGAAATGATTACCAATGAGCTGACAATGGCGATCGCCATTCGTACAGAATTAGGAGCGGCCATTCAACTGTGTGAACAGAAACAAGATTATGTCAGCCGGGATCTATTGACGGAACTTTTGGAGGAGACGGAGTCTCAGATCGACTGGTTTGAATCTCAGCAATGGCTGATCGAAAACTCTGGCCTCGAAAACTACCTACAATCGATGATGTAG
- a CDS encoding glycoprotein 64 — translation MYVCLCRGITEKQIRQVMEQQNCSMKELSAVMGVGMDCGTCIEYAAQLLQAQTEQGCGKQSYGTTSV, via the coding sequence ATGTATGTTTGCCTTTGCCGTGGCATTACTGAAAAGCAGATCCGCCAAGTGATGGAGCAACAAAACTGCTCAATGAAAGAACTATCGGCGGTGATGGGGGTGGGGATGGACTGCGGTACCTGTATCGAATACGCGGCTCAACTTCTCCAAGCCCAAACTGAACAAGGCTGCGGCAAGCAGTCCTATGGCACCACATCGGTCTAA